The window NNNNNNNNNNNNNNNNNNNNNNNNNNNNNNNNNNNNNNNNNNNNNNNNNNNNNNNNNNNNNNNNNNNNNNNNNNNNNNNNNNNNNNNNNNNNNNNNagactagactatagactagactatagactagactatagactagactatagactagactatagactagactatagactagactatagactagactatagagtagaccatTGACTTGAATAAAGGACAGACTATACTATCTTATATCCTGTAAATTCCCGTAATATCTAATATCGAAATATCCATAAAGCAATAAATCATGTAAACATTACTTTAAACTTCTGGTCTTAGTTTTGAAATTGAAACCTTTTCACCAAACCTAACCTCGAACTTAAGAGAAAACATACATTTGaacaataatttcttttaaaatgaaaaaaaaaatacacaaagatCAGTGGAAATGTCAAAACCTCAAAAACCAACATTTCCTTCTCTAAATGCGGCTGCATAGTTTCAAATtaactacaataaaaacaaaaaaattttccagtTTTTCACCACCTGAGCAACAATGTGTAATGATGATAGTCATCAtcaatgtttatgtttttttttatcaaaaataacatattaaaCAACAATTATGTAAAATCGGGAGGTAGggagattgaaaaaaaaatgaaaatgtttaacttcCGCCAACAGATGTACAACAAAAAGCAAACAACAATTGCAAAATGAAGATgagtaaaaaaattgcaataatgtTTCAAGTTTTCGCAGAAAAACCAAATGCTCAATGGTTTGGAAAAGTGCATAATTAAAGATTTCAAATGTAAACAGACAATCTGCAAACAAATTGCGTGttttagtaattaaaaaaacaaaactataataaataatGGATgagtttaataattaaataaaactattgtacaagagtaaaaatatagaatttgtaatataagttttaattaaacataaattaaacctTAGTTAACTAACTCTTACCAAATAGCATATTGTTAAGTGCTACggataaactagaatatagactggactgtaaaCTGGACTAGACGATATACTtcactatagacaatagactaaactacagactagactatagactagactatagactagactatagactagactatagactagactatagactagactatagactagactatagactagactNNNNNNNNNNNNNNNNNNNNNNNNNNNNNNNNNNNNNNNNNNNNNNNNNNNNNNNNNNNNNNNNNNNNNNNNNNNNNNNNNNNNNNNNNNNNNNNNNNNNatagtctagtctatagtctagtctatagtctagtctatagtctagtctatagtctagtctatagtctagtctatagtctagtctatagtctggtctatagtctatagtgtagtctatagtgtagtctatagtctagtctatagtctagtctataatctagtctatagtctagtctttagtctagtctatagtttaatctttagtctagtctatagtgtggttaatagtctagtctatagtatggtcaatagtctagtctatagtgtagtctttattctagtctatagtcttttctttaGTCTAATTAGCAGAAACAACcctgtatatatttataaaagaaacatatacatacatatatttatttatttcttatctaTCTTTTACTAAAGTGTTGAACCattattgtttaaacatttctttaaagcaACTGGTCCTGGCCTTTGTACCTTTTGttttaatgattaaaataaagtcattaacaattcaaaattttttaaaacagctAGCCAACTTcgcaatataaaatataaacaacaaagtttttattatttttaaacatttcataaattttgtgaaagtttctttttctttctgtttttatatttaaacgaaaaaaaaacacgttAAACATTTCTTTCTTCTAAAAAgctaaacaataattaaataaaattaaaatttataaataataagaacacaattctttattctttttagttttagttaagcAACAAAAGTCGTACttttttattacaacaacatatattgctaaaattttgatactcaaattttaaatttaataaaaaaaaaaacaaataataaaatggcACAAAATTCCAAAAGCAAtaagaacaaacaaaacaaacaacagcagCCGGCTggtaaaaaggtaaaaaaatacttttctactttgttaaaactaattttttaatttaaaaattattgtgttttattaattgacttttttcttttttctctctctctactTCTAATTATAGAGTGTACAAGAGAAAACCGCACaacaaaagaagaaacaaaCCACAGAACAAAAGAAAAGAGGTTGCGGTTGTTGTAAATGGGCCTTTGGTAGCATATTGCTTGTTGCGTTGATCGCCGGTGCTCTTTTCTATGATACCGAAGTCAATGGTAAAGGTGTCTTTGCCAAATCTGCTACTggtaaagttttacaaaatgcCGGTCTTTTGCCACATGTTGAAAAGGCTTGGTATACCACTATGAGTACTGCTGCTCGTGGTTATAAATGGGCTGAAAAGAATTTGCCACCCTATACGAAACCCATTTGTCAATTGGTTTGTGATGTCTCGAAATTGGTGCGTAATGCTGCTTGTAATGCATTTACTGCCACcaaagatttattaaatgccAAATTACCAGTAGCAGCTGAATTCGtaagttttcattttgttttataactaatttagtgtttttgtttaataattattttataataacatcataacattcatttttttttgtattcatagttaaaaatgtttgttgttttgcatGACATCATCtctttttttttcgttgctttttaaattattaatcaccttaaaattgttgttattgttttataatcttttcggtgtttttttcacatttcacatttgagttttttcttagtttctattatagttttattgaccttatatttttctattcttCATCATCTTAAAGTTGTTGTCTACATTCatgttgaatttttataaaatgtatataaattttattattaactaagttttaaaattacctAATGTTGGTAATTTAATATATGATCAGATTAATGATGtcagaaaaatgttaatttgcTTTTTTATGCATTGATTTCATCATGAACAAAATGAGTGCAatttgatacaaaaaaaaaat of the Lucilia cuprina isolate Lc7/37 chromosome 2, ASM2204524v1, whole genome shotgun sequence genome contains:
- the LOC124419321 gene encoding uncharacterized protein LOC124419321 codes for the protein MAQNSKSNKNKQNKQQQPAGKKSVQEKTAQQKKKQTTEQKKRGCGCCKWAFGSILLVALIAGALFYDTEVNGKGVFAKSATGKVLQNAGLLPHVEKAWYTTMSTAARGYKWAEKNLPPYTKPICQLVCDVSKLVRNAACNAFTATKDLLNAKLPVAAEFVSFHFVL